A window from Falco naumanni isolate bFalNau1 chromosome 3, bFalNau1.pat, whole genome shotgun sequence encodes these proteins:
- the LOC121084409 gene encoding acrosin-like, translating to MLAAALAVTSPPPCSCHVSLAGMDLLLLLLVLLALCCPAYGTWDSCGGTCGLRPTAFPYGMSRVVGGTDAQAGAWPWIVSIQNPWQAGTGHTCGGSLISAQWVLTAAHCFIEASYITMWRVVIGATQLTQLGPEAQVRNIKRLLLHQGYSNITQSNDIALLELDQPVQCNAYVQLACVPDASLRVSQLKNCYISGWGATTARSGRSTDVLQEAQVRLIDVNVCNSSRWYRGAIHTHNVCAGYPQGGIDTCQGDSGGPLVCQDSSADYFWLVGVTSWGRGCARARQPGVYTSTQHFYDWILLQMGLRPAVRATPTARAWSHFVTTSSPVARPRPTAAQWGGSCPFPVQKLLDFFSRLQELLQYLRGKTV from the exons ATGTTGGCGGCTGCACTGGCGGTGACAAGCCCTCCTCCTTGCAGCTGCCACGTGTCACTGGCAGGGATGGatttgctgctcctcctcctcgtcctgctggccctgtgCTGTCCTGCGTACGGCACATGGGACAGCTGTGG AGGGACCTGCGGGCTCCGGCCCACGGCTTTTCCATATGGCATGTCGCGCGTTGTGGGTGGCACAGATGCCCAGGCAGGGGCCTGGCCCTGGATCGTCAGCATCCAGAACCCCTGGCAAGCGGGCACGGGTCATACCTGCGGAGGCTCCCTCATCAGCGCACAGTGGGTCCTGACAGCAGCCCACTGCTTCATCGAGGCCAG CTACATCACCATGTGGCGCGTGGTGATCGGTGCCACCCAGCTGACTCAGCTGGGCCCTGAGGCCCAGGTGCGCAACATCAAGCGGCTGCTCCTTCACCAAGGCTACAGTAACATCACGCAGAGCAACGACATTGCCTTGCTGGAGCTGGACCAGCCTGTGCAGTGCAACGCCTACGTTCAGCTTGCCTGCGTGCCTGATGCCTCGCTGAGAGTCTCGCAGCTGAAAAACTGCTACATCAGCGGCTGGGGTGCCACGACTGCAAGAT CTGGACGATCAACggatgtgctgcaggaggcccagGTCCGCCTCATTGATGTCAACGTCTGTAACAGCAGCCGGTGGTACAGAGGGGCCATCCACACGCACAACGTCTGTGCTGGCTATCCGCAGGGCGGCATTGACACCTGCCAG ggggacagcggtGGGCCTCTCGTCTGCCAAGACAGCAGTGCAGACTACTTCTGGCTTGTTGGTGTCACCAGCTGGGGGAGaggctgtgccagagccaggcagcccgGAGTTTACACCTCCACTCAGCACTTCTACGACTGGATCCTGCTACAGATGGGCCTGCGCCCAGCAGTGAGGGCTACTCCAACAGCACGCGCTTGGAGTCATTTTGTCACCACCTCAAGCCCCGTTGCGAGGCCAaggcccacagcagcacagtggggcGGCTCCTGCCCATTTCCagtccagaagctgctggacttctttagccggctgcaggagctcctgcagtacCTAAGGGGAAAAACGGtgtga